The Williamsia sp. DF01-3 genome has a window encoding:
- the purB gene encoding adenylosuccinate lyase, giving the protein MSETKSPTEKPRVSNVLAGRYASADLVRLWSADHKIVLERQLWVAVLKAQQELGVDVPDEAIADYERMLDQIDLASIADRERVTRHDVKARIEEFNALAGHEHIHKGMTSRDLTENVEQLQILRSLEHVHAHGVATAARLADRAAQYSTLVMAGRSHNVAAQATTLGKRFASAADELLIALTRLRELIDRYPLRGIKGPMGTSQDMLDLLDGDVDKLSQLESKVADHLGFSKSLTSVGQVYPRSLDHDVVSALVQVAAGPSSLAHTIRLMAGHELVTEGFQAGQVGSSAMPHKMNTRSCERVNGLAVVLRGYGSMAAELAGAQWNEGDVFCSVVRRVALPDAFFAIDGLLETFLTVLAEFGAYPAVIAKELDRYLPFLATTKVLIASVRAGVGREVAHEAIKENAVAVALAMREDGRDPDLLDRLAADDRIPLDRAGLDDALADKSAFIGAAEHQVADVVAQVGKLVDQYPDAAGYAPAPIL; this is encoded by the coding sequence GTGTCTGAAACAAAATCGCCGACCGAGAAACCGCGGGTCTCGAACGTCCTGGCCGGTCGCTATGCGTCGGCAGATCTGGTGCGGTTGTGGTCCGCCGATCACAAGATCGTCCTGGAGCGGCAACTGTGGGTCGCAGTCCTCAAAGCGCAGCAGGAACTCGGCGTCGACGTACCCGACGAGGCCATCGCCGACTACGAACGTATGCTCGATCAGATCGACCTGGCCTCCATCGCCGACCGTGAACGGGTCACCCGCCACGACGTGAAGGCGCGCATCGAGGAGTTCAACGCCCTCGCCGGCCACGAGCACATCCACAAGGGGATGACCAGCCGCGACCTCACCGAGAACGTCGAGCAATTGCAGATCCTGCGGTCCCTCGAGCACGTACACGCACACGGTGTCGCCACCGCGGCACGCTTGGCCGACCGGGCCGCCCAGTACTCCACGCTGGTGATGGCCGGTCGCAGCCACAACGTCGCGGCGCAAGCCACCACCCTCGGCAAGCGATTCGCATCGGCGGCCGACGAACTGCTCATCGCGCTCACCCGCCTTCGCGAGCTGATCGACCGCTATCCGCTGCGCGGTATCAAGGGCCCGATGGGCACCAGCCAGGACATGCTCGACCTGCTCGACGGAGACGTCGACAAACTGTCCCAGCTGGAGTCGAAGGTGGCCGACCACCTCGGGTTCTCGAAGTCGTTGACGTCGGTGGGTCAGGTGTACCCGCGATCGCTCGACCACGACGTGGTCTCGGCGCTGGTCCAGGTGGCTGCCGGACCCTCGTCGTTGGCGCACACCATCCGCCTGATGGCAGGCCATGAGCTGGTCACCGAAGGTTTCCAGGCAGGGCAGGTCGGCAGTTCGGCGATGCCGCACAAGATGAACACCCGCAGCTGCGAGCGGGTGAACGGGCTCGCAGTGGTGCTCCGCGGCTACGGATCGATGGCTGCGGAACTTGCCGGCGCGCAGTGGAACGAGGGCGACGTGTTCTGCTCGGTCGTGCGCCGCGTGGCATTGCCCGACGCCTTCTTCGCCATCGACGGACTGCTCGAGACGTTCCTGACGGTGCTCGCCGAGTTCGGTGCCTACCCAGCGGTGATCGCAAAAGAACTCGACCGGTACCTGCCGTTCTTGGCGACCACCAAGGTCCTGATCGCTTCGGTTCGTGCAGGCGTCGGTCGCGAGGTCGCGCACGAGGCGATCAAGGAGAATGCCGTCGCCGTGGCCCTCGCCATGCGCGAAGACGGTCGCGATCCCGACCTGCTGGACCGACTGGCCGCCGACGACAGGATCCCACTCGACCGCGCCGGGCTCGACGACGCGCTGGCCGACAAATCGGCATTCATCGGCGCAGCAGAGCACCAGGTGGCCGACGTCGTCGCTCAGGTGGGCAAACTCGTCGATCAATATCCCGACGCCGCCGGTTATGCGCCGGCACCTATTCTCTGA
- a CDS encoding DUF1304 domain-containing protein codes for MTVVGLVFTAIAALIHVYIFVLESLRWTAPATRTTFGTTAEEAEATKEMAFNQGFYNLFLAIVTAVGIVLTLVDHADAGAALVFASAGSMVAAGLVLLISSPEKGRSALIQLTPPAIGVAALVAGLVF; via the coding sequence GTGACGGTAGTAGGCCTCGTATTCACCGCGATTGCGGCACTCATCCACGTGTACATCTTTGTGCTCGAATCGCTGCGGTGGACGGCACCGGCAACCCGCACGACCTTCGGAACCACAGCCGAGGAAGCCGAAGCGACCAAGGAGATGGCCTTCAATCAAGGGTTCTACAACCTGTTCCTGGCGATCGTCACCGCTGTCGGGATCGTGTTGACCCTTGTCGATCACGCCGATGCCGGAGCTGCGCTGGTGTTCGCCAGCGCTGGGTCGATGGTTGCCGCAGGTCTCGTTCTGCTGATCTCGTCGCCCGAAAAGGGGCGTTCGGCGCTGATCCAGCTGACGCCGCCGGCAATCGGCGTCGCGGCTCTTGTCGCCGGCCTGGTGTTCTAG
- a CDS encoding phosphoribosylaminoimidazolesuccinocarboxamide synthase: protein MRPSLESYEHLAAGKVRDLYSIDEQTMLMVASDRISAFDHILPTPIPDKGRVLTAMSVYYFGALGVPNHLAGDPTDSRIPAELVGRALVVKKLDMLPVECVARGYLTGSGLLDYIATGSVCGIALPEGLEESSRLPEPIFTPATKADIGQHDENVSFDAVVATVGETLAQKLRDLTLDIYSRGSELAAERGIILADTKFEFGLDEEGTVVLADEVLTPDSSRYWDAANYRAGMVQPSFDKQIVRNWLTGPDSGWDRDADNPPPPLPDDVAQRTRDRYIEAYERISGLSFDDWPKGEQ from the coding sequence ATGCGTCCGAGCCTGGAGTCCTACGAACATCTCGCGGCCGGAAAGGTACGTGACCTCTATTCGATCGACGAGCAGACGATGCTGATGGTGGCATCCGACCGCATCTCTGCCTTCGACCACATCCTGCCCACGCCCATCCCTGACAAGGGCCGGGTTCTCACTGCGATGAGCGTCTACTACTTCGGTGCGCTGGGCGTTCCCAACCACCTGGCGGGCGATCCGACCGACAGTCGCATCCCCGCCGAACTGGTGGGTCGAGCGCTCGTCGTGAAGAAACTCGACATGCTCCCCGTCGAGTGTGTCGCGCGCGGGTACCTGACCGGATCCGGCCTCCTCGACTACATCGCCACCGGCTCGGTCTGCGGTATCGCCCTCCCGGAGGGGCTCGAGGAGTCGAGCAGACTCCCCGAGCCGATCTTCACCCCCGCGACCAAGGCAGACATCGGCCAGCACGACGAGAACGTCAGCTTCGACGCAGTGGTCGCCACCGTCGGCGAAACGCTCGCGCAAAAGCTCAGAGACCTCACCCTCGACATCTACTCGCGGGGATCTGAGCTGGCGGCAGAGCGTGGAATCATCCTCGCCGACACCAAGTTCGAGTTCGGACTCGACGAAGAAGGCACCGTTGTCCTCGCCGATGAGGTCTTGACACCGGACAGTTCGCGCTACTGGGACGCGGCGAACTACCGGGCAGGCATGGTGCAGCCCAGTTTCGACAAACAGATCGTCCGCAACTGGCTCACCGGCCCCGACTCCGGGTGGGACCGCGATGCAGACAATCCGCCGCCTCCGTTGCCGGACGACGTCGCGCAGCGTACCCGTGACCGCTACATCGAAGCTTACGAACGTATTTCAGGTCTGTCATTTGATGACTGGCCGAAGGGAGAGCAGTGA